A stretch of Ursus arctos isolate Adak ecotype North America unplaced genomic scaffold, UrsArc2.0 scaffold_4, whole genome shotgun sequence DNA encodes these proteins:
- the TOMM70 gene encoding mitochondrial import receptor subunit TOM70: protein MAASKPVEAAVVAAAAPSSGSGVGGGGATAGPGTGGLPRWQLALAVGAPLLLGAGAMYLWSRQRRRREAGGRGDAGGLKRNSERKTPEGRASPAPGSGHPEGPGAHLEMNSLDRAQAAKNKGNKYFKAGKYEQAIQCYTEAISLCPIEKNADLSTFYQNRAAAFEQLQKWKEVAQDCTKAVELNPKYVKALFRRAKAHEKLDNKKECLEDVTAVCILEGFQNQQSMLLADKVLKLLGKEKAKEKYKNREPLMPSPQFIKSYFSSFTDDIISQPMLKGEKSDEDKDKEGEASEVKENSGYLRAKQYMEEENYDKIISECSKEIDAQGKYMAEALLLRATFYLLIGNANAAKPDLDKVISLKEANVKLRANALIKRGSMHMQQQQPLLSTQDFNMAADIDPQNADVYHHRGQLKILLDQVEEAVADFDECIRLRPESALAQAQKCFALYRQAYTGNNSSQIQAAMKGFEEVIKKFPRCAEGYALYAQALTDQQQFGKADDMYDKCIDLEPDNATTYVHKGLLQLQWKQDLDRGLELISKAIEIDNKCDFAYETMGTIEVQRGNMEKAIDMFNKAINLAKSEMEMAHLYSLCDAAHAQTEVAKKYGLKPPTL, encoded by the exons ATGGCCGCCTCTAAGCCTGTGGAGGCGGCGGTGGTCGCGGCGGCTGCGCCCAGCTCCGGGAGCGGggtgggcggcggcggcgcgaCTGCGGGCCCCGGCACTGGGGGCCTACCGCGATGGCAGCTGGCGCTGGCAGTCGGGGCGCCCCTGCTGCTGGGCGCAGGTGCCATGTACCTGTGGAGCCGGCAGAGGCGGCGACGGGAGGCTGGGGGCCGAGGCGACGCCGGCGGTTTAAAGCGCAACAGCGAACGGAAGACCCCAGAGGGCAGGGCCAGTCCGGCCCCGGGCAGCGGACATCCGGAGGGCCCCGGTGCTCACCTGGAAATG aaCTCTCTTGATAGAGCCCAAGCAGCCAAGAACAAaggcaacaaatattttaaagcaggaaaatatgaacAAGCTATTCAGTGCTATACTGAGGCGATCAGTTTGTGCCCTATAGAGAAGAACGCTGACCTTTCCACGTTTTATCAAAACAGAGCTGCTGCCTTTGAACAGTTG CAAAAATGGAAAGAGGTGGCACAAGATTGTACAAAGGCTGTTGAACTTAATCCCAAATATGTGAAAGCTCTCTTTAGACGTGCAAAAGCCCACGAGAAGCTAGACAATAAGAAGGAATGTTTAGAAG ATGTCACTGCTGTGTGTATACTAGAAGGGTTCCAAAATCAACAAAGCATGCTGTTAGCTGATAAAGTTCTTAAACTTCTTGGAAAagagaaagccaaagaaaaatacaag AATCGTGAACCTCTGATGCCATCTCCACAGTTCATCAAATCTTACTTCAGTTCTTTCACGGATGATATAATTTCTCAGCCCATGCTTAAAGGAGAGAAGTCTGatgaagacaaagacaaagaaggggaggcttcagaagtaaaagaaaa ttctggATATTTAAGGGCCAAACAGTATATGGAAGAAGAAAACTATGATAAAATAATAAGTGAATGCTCAAAAGAAATAGATGCCCAAGGCAAATACATGGCAGAAGCATTATTACTACGAGCCACCTTCTACCTGCTCATTGGCAATGCCAATGCGGCCAAACCAGATTTAGATAAGGTCAtcagtttgaaagaagctaaTGTGAAG CTCCGAGCAAATGCTCTCATCAAGAGAGGCAGCATGCACATGCAACAGCAGCAGCCTTTGCTGTCCACTCAGGATTTTAACATGGCTGCTGACATTGATCCTCAGAATGCAGATGTTTATCACCACCGAGGACag ctGAAAATACTACTTGATCAAGTTGAAGAAGCAGTGGCAGATTTTGATGAATGTATTAGATTAAGACCTGAGTCAGCTCTGGCACAAGCTCAGAAATGTTTTGCATTG tatcgCCAGGCATATACGGGAAACAATTCTTCACAAATCCAAGCAGCTATGAAAGGTTTTGAAGAGGTCATAAAGAAATTTCCAAGGTGTGCTGAAGGCTATGCACTATATGCTCAG GCATTAACAGATCAACAACAGTTCGGGAAAGCTGATGATATGTATGATAAATGTATTGATTTGGAACCAGATAATGCCACAACATATGTTCATAAAGG TTTACTTCAGCTTCAGTGGAAGCAAGATCTGGATAGAGGTTTGGAACTGATCAGCAAGGCTATTGAAATTGACAATAAATGTGATTTTGCATATGAAACCATGGGAACTATTGAAGTGCAAAG AGGAAACATGGAGAAAGCCATTGACATGTTCAACAAAGCTATTAACCTGGCCAAATCGGAAATGGAGATGGCTCATCTGTACTCGCTCTGTGATGCTGCCCATGCCCAGACAGAAGTTGCAAAGAAATACGGATTAAAACCACCAACGTTATAA